A genome region from Micromonospora inyonensis includes the following:
- a CDS encoding nucleoside/nucleotide kinase family protein, whose amino-acid sequence MPRPSAPGPVPARECPVDELVARARELAVAGPRQLLGIAGAPGAGKSTLAERIVAEVGPTARLVPMDGFHLAQAELDRLGLADRKGAVETFDAYGFAALLRRLHRLEPVAVYAPAFHREIEEPVAGSIAVPPWVTLVVTEGNYLLLPDDPWDEVRTLLHDAWFLDLDAGLRRRRLTARHVAYGRSPAEAERWARGSDEANAALVAGTAHRADLVVRLADPLPG is encoded by the coding sequence ATGCCCCGGCCGTCCGCGCCCGGTCCCGTGCCGGCCCGGGAGTGCCCGGTCGACGAGCTGGTGGCCCGGGCCCGGGAGCTGGCCGTCGCCGGGCCCCGGCAGCTGCTCGGCATCGCCGGGGCTCCCGGTGCGGGGAAGTCGACCCTCGCCGAGCGGATCGTCGCCGAGGTCGGGCCGACCGCCCGGCTGGTGCCGATGGACGGCTTCCACCTCGCCCAGGCGGAGCTGGACCGGCTCGGTCTGGCCGACCGCAAGGGCGCGGTGGAGACCTTCGACGCGTACGGCTTCGCGGCGTTGCTGCGCCGGCTGCACCGGCTGGAGCCGGTCGCCGTGTACGCGCCGGCCTTCCACCGCGAGATCGAGGAACCCGTCGCCGGGTCGATCGCGGTGCCGCCCTGGGTCACGCTCGTGGTGACCGAGGGCAACTACCTCCTCCTTCCCGACGACCCCTGGGACGAGGTCCGCACCCTGCTGCACGACGCCTGGTTCCTCGACCTGGACGCCGGGCTGCGGCGGCGCCGGCTCACCGCCCGGCACGTCGCGTACGGCCGGTCGCCGGCCGAGGCGGAGCGCTGGGCGCGCGGGTCCGACGAGGCGAACGCGGCCCTGGTGGCCGGCACCGCGCACCGCGCCGACCTGGTGGTCCGGCTAGCCGACCCCCTCCCGGGGTGA
- a CDS encoding SIMPL domain-containing protein has protein sequence MVDGPVVTVRGEAYREVAPEIARFTVTAMARDRDREVTLTRLAERAAAIRVLLDGYGPAVDRRETGELRVRPELKRSGERVVAYHGSVTTTVTVTDFAALGELMLRLADQDQVSVAGPWWSLRPDSPVHRQARQAAIAEALNRAREYAEALGARVTGLIELSDSGMAAQPMTFRAAGFTGVAESAGAPEIDLDPQQQTVQAAVEARFAISEPVLG, from the coding sequence ATGGTGGACGGACCGGTGGTGACGGTACGCGGCGAAGCGTACCGGGAGGTGGCGCCCGAGATCGCCCGCTTCACGGTGACCGCGATGGCCCGTGACCGGGACCGCGAGGTGACCCTGACCCGGCTGGCCGAGCGGGCCGCCGCGATCCGGGTGCTGCTCGACGGCTACGGTCCGGCGGTGGACCGCCGGGAGACCGGTGAGCTGCGGGTCCGGCCCGAGTTGAAGCGTTCCGGCGAGCGGGTGGTCGCGTACCACGGCAGCGTCACCACCACGGTCACGGTCACCGACTTCGCCGCCCTCGGCGAGCTGATGCTCCGGCTGGCCGACCAGGACCAGGTCTCGGTCGCCGGCCCGTGGTGGTCGCTGCGGCCGGACAGCCCGGTGCACCGCCAGGCGCGGCAGGCCGCCATCGCCGAGGCGCTCAACCGGGCCCGGGAGTACGCCGAGGCGCTCGGTGCCCGGGTGACCGGCCTGATCGAACTCTCCGATTCGGGGATGGCCGCCCAGCCGATGACGTTCCGGGCGGCCGGCTTCACGGGCGTGGCGGAGTCAGCCGGGGCCCCGGAGATCGACCTCGACCCGCAGCAGCAGACCGTCCAGGCCGCCGTCGAGGCACGGTTCGCGATCAGCGAGCCGGTTCTGGGCTGA
- a CDS encoding prephenate dehydrogenase gives MAASSGARVRAAVVGTGLIGGSVLLRLHRAGLDVTGWDPDPATRLAARGSGVTCPDELTEAVVGRNVVFLCGPLPTLPQTLPTVAAATGEECILTDVGSTKSGLAALAAAHGLTHRFVPGHPMAGTDRAGIGAAEPDLFAGAAWVLCPSAGPGLASFRRLAALILEVFRARVVPMAADGHDAVVALSSHVPHLLAGALAGAAGRSTLRDAVLALAAGSFRDGSRVAGAPAERTANMLLDNREYVLRELAGVRSFLDELAGALADADAGALTAACREARTARSALLGRTFTEFRRTFPTVPGDRPGAVAGAPAAGGPGGPAGSPDELGFLLALGSAGGHLGGCRVSGTTVEYTAHKPAG, from the coding sequence ATGGCGGCAAGCTCCGGGGCGCGGGTTCGGGCGGCGGTGGTCGGTACCGGCCTGATCGGTGGCTCGGTCCTGCTCCGGCTGCACCGGGCCGGCCTCGACGTGACCGGGTGGGACCCGGACCCGGCGACCCGCCTGGCGGCCCGTGGTAGTGGGGTCACCTGCCCCGACGAGCTGACCGAGGCGGTCGTCGGCCGGAACGTGGTCTTCCTCTGCGGGCCGTTGCCGACCCTGCCGCAGACCCTGCCGACGGTCGCGGCGGCGACCGGCGAGGAGTGCATCCTCACCGACGTGGGCAGCACCAAGTCGGGTCTGGCCGCCCTCGCCGCCGCGCACGGCCTGACCCACCGCTTCGTACCGGGGCACCCGATGGCCGGCACCGACCGGGCCGGGATCGGCGCCGCCGAACCGGACCTCTTCGCCGGTGCCGCCTGGGTGCTCTGCCCCTCGGCGGGGCCGGGGCTCGCCTCGTTCCGGAGGCTGGCCGCGCTGATCCTGGAGGTCTTCCGGGCGCGGGTGGTGCCGATGGCGGCCGACGGGCACGACGCGGTGGTGGCGCTCTCCTCGCATGTGCCGCACCTGCTGGCCGGGGCCCTGGCCGGCGCCGCCGGCCGTTCCACGCTGCGTGACGCGGTGCTGGCGTTGGCCGCCGGGAGCTTCCGGGACGGCAGCCGGGTGGCCGGTGCGCCGGCCGAGCGGACCGCCAACATGCTGCTCGACAACCGGGAGTACGTACTGCGGGAACTGGCCGGTGTCCGGTCCTTCCTGGACGAGTTGGCCGGCGCGCTCGCCGACGCCGACGCCGGTGCGCTCACCGCCGCCTGCCGGGAGGCCCGAACGGCGCGGTCCGCCCTGCTCGGCCGGACCTTCACCGAGTTCCGGCGCACCTTCCCGACCGTTCCCGGCGACCGCCCCGGGGCGGTCGCCGGTGCTCCGGCGGCCGGCGGGCCGGGTGGGCCTGCGGGCAGCCCGGACGAGCTGGGGTTCCTGCTCGCGCTCGGTTCGGCCGGCGGGCACCTCGGTGGGTGCCGGGTGAGCGGTACGACGGTCGAGTACACCGCGCACAAGCCGGCGGGGTAG
- the dapC gene encoding succinyldiaminopimelate transaminase, whose protein sequence is MNRPAPVSSRLPEFTWDALDAAAALAAAHPDGMINLSIGTPVDPVPQVVRRALADASDTPGYPLTAGTPALREAIATWVRRTCGATADGFGVLPTIGSKELVAWLPTLLGIGPGDVVVVPSVCYPTYSDGVRLAGATEVRTDSLTAVGPTPRVRLVWVNSPANPTGRVLPAAHLRKVVDWARERGAVVASDECYLPLGWSADAEPVSVLSPEVCGGSYEGVLAVHSLSKRSNLAGYRAGLVAGDPTLVAELLKVRKHAGMIVPAPVQAAMVAALTDDRHADEQRERYRARREALLAAFTGAGFTVEHSEAGLYLWLSRGGEECWQTVDWLARRGILAAAGALYGPGGSHHVRIAFTASDEQVAAVPGRLAR, encoded by the coding sequence CTGAACCGGCCCGCGCCGGTCTCGTCGCGGCTGCCCGAGTTCACCTGGGACGCCCTGGACGCCGCGGCCGCCCTGGCCGCGGCGCACCCGGACGGGATGATCAACCTGTCCATCGGCACCCCGGTCGACCCGGTGCCCCAGGTGGTCCGTCGGGCGCTGGCGGACGCGTCCGACACACCCGGGTATCCGCTCACCGCGGGCACGCCCGCGTTGCGCGAGGCCATCGCGACCTGGGTGCGGCGCACCTGCGGGGCGACCGCCGACGGGTTCGGCGTGCTGCCGACGATCGGCTCCAAGGAGCTGGTCGCCTGGCTGCCGACCCTGCTCGGCATCGGTCCGGGTGACGTGGTCGTGGTGCCGTCGGTCTGTTACCCCACCTACTCCGACGGGGTCCGACTGGCCGGCGCCACCGAGGTGCGGACCGACTCGCTGACCGCGGTCGGGCCGACCCCCCGGGTCCGCCTCGTCTGGGTGAACTCGCCGGCCAACCCGACCGGCCGGGTGCTGCCCGCCGCGCACCTGCGCAAGGTGGTCGACTGGGCGCGCGAGCGGGGCGCCGTGGTGGCCAGCGACGAGTGCTACCTGCCGCTGGGCTGGTCGGCCGACGCCGAACCGGTGTCGGTGCTCTCGCCCGAGGTCTGCGGCGGCTCGTACGAGGGCGTCCTCGCCGTGCACTCGCTCTCCAAGCGCTCGAACCTCGCCGGGTACCGGGCCGGGCTGGTCGCCGGGGACCCGACCCTGGTCGCCGAGCTGCTCAAGGTCCGTAAGCACGCCGGCATGATCGTGCCCGCACCGGTGCAGGCGGCGATGGTGGCCGCGTTGACCGACGACCGGCACGCCGACGAGCAGCGGGAACGCTACCGGGCCCGGCGGGAGGCGCTGCTCGCCGCGTTCACCGGGGCCGGGTTCACCGTCGAGCACTCCGAGGCGGGGCTCTACCTCTGGCTCAGCCGGGGTGGCGAGGAGTGCTGGCAGACCGTCGACTGGCTGGCCCGGCGGGGCATCCTGGCCGCCGCGGGGGCGCTCTACGGGCCCGGCGGCAGCCACCACGTCCGGATCGCGTTCACCGCCTCGGACGAGCAGGTCGCGGCGGTGCCCGGCCGACTCGCCCGCTAG
- the fdxA gene encoding ferredoxin, whose product MTYIIAEPCVDVLDKACIEECPVDCIYEGNRMLYIHPDECVDCGACEPVCPVEAIFYEDDVPENWKDYTSANYEFFEDLGSPGGASKIGKIEKDTPFVAAQPPRGEGH is encoded by the coding sequence GTGACCTACATCATCGCCGAGCCGTGCGTGGATGTACTCGACAAGGCATGCATCGAGGAGTGCCCGGTCGACTGCATCTACGAGGGCAACCGGATGCTCTACATCCACCCCGACGAGTGCGTCGACTGCGGTGCCTGTGAGCCGGTCTGCCCGGTCGAGGCGATCTTCTACGAGGACGACGTCCCGGAGAACTGGAAGGACTACACCTCGGCGAACTACGAGTTCTTCGAGGACCTCGGCTCTCCGGGCGGTGCCTCGAAGATCGGCAAGATCGAGAAGGACACGCCGTTCGTCGCCGCCCAGCCGCCACGCGGAGAGGGCCACTGA
- a CDS encoding GNAT family N-acetyltransferase — protein MLRQQDVGHRIVVRRIVGIREGRPLFSDALGELVELDETHITLATDQGRVQVPRDEVHRAKRVPAARRPTAAAVVALELAADESWPAPVRGHLGDWLLRSAAGWTGRANTALPIGDPDRPLPAAVDAVERWYADQGQPAMVNTPLPLATPVGAELDARGWGARPPTLVQTVALDRLRATLPAPGPTVELRAAPSAQWLAVAAGRKGGLPDAARHVLTAVDRLRFAHLYADGALVAVGRGTVTGEGRWLGLSLIEVVPGFRGRGLARQVVRALADWGADSGATDVFLQVEQRNTPAVTLYRSLGFTTHHTYLTRVAPA, from the coding sequence GTGCTCCGACAGCAGGATGTGGGACATCGGATCGTGGTCCGTCGGATTGTGGGGATTCGTGAGGGCCGCCCCCTCTTCTCGGACGCGTTGGGCGAATTGGTCGAGCTGGATGAGACCCACATCACCCTCGCCACCGACCAGGGCCGGGTCCAGGTCCCCCGGGACGAGGTGCACCGGGCCAAGCGGGTGCCGGCGGCCCGGCGGCCGACCGCCGCCGCGGTGGTCGCGCTGGAACTCGCCGCCGACGAGTCCTGGCCCGCCCCGGTACGCGGGCACCTCGGTGACTGGCTGCTACGCAGCGCCGCCGGCTGGACCGGACGCGCGAACACGGCGCTGCCGATCGGCGACCCCGACCGGCCCCTGCCGGCCGCCGTCGACGCCGTCGAACGTTGGTACGCCGACCAGGGACAGCCCGCGATGGTCAACACCCCGCTACCGCTGGCCACACCCGTGGGAGCGGAGCTGGACGCGCGCGGCTGGGGCGCCCGGCCGCCCACGCTGGTGCAGACCGTGGCCCTGGACCGGCTGCGGGCCACGCTGCCGGCTCCCGGGCCCACGGTGGAGTTGAGGGCCGCCCCGTCGGCGCAGTGGCTCGCCGTCGCCGCCGGGCGCAAGGGCGGCCTCCCCGACGCCGCGCGTCACGTGCTCACCGCCGTGGACCGACTCCGCTTCGCCCACCTGTACGCCGACGGCGCGCTGGTCGCGGTCGGCCGGGGGACGGTCACCGGAGAGGGCCGCTGGCTGGGGCTGAGCCTGATCGAGGTGGTGCCCGGGTTCCGGGGCCGGGGGCTGGCCCGCCAGGTGGTCCGGGCACTCGCCGACTGGGGTGCCGACTCCGGTGCCACCGACGTCTTCCTCCAGGTGGAGCAGCGCAACACGCCGGCTGTCACCCTCTACCGGAGCCTCGGCTTCACCACCCACCACACGTACCTGACCCGGGTCGCCCCCGCCTGA
- the mshB gene encoding N-acetyl-1-D-myo-inositol-2-amino-2-deoxy-alpha-D-glucopyranoside deacetylase — protein MAGVTTLPDRRLLLVHAHPDDESIGTGSTMAHYAATGAHVTLVTCTLGEEGEIHVPELAGLAAAEADQLGGYRIAELAAACAALGVTDHRFLGGAGRYRDSGMMGLATNEHPRAFWQADLDTAAGYLVEIMREVRPQVLVTYDENGFYGHPDHIQAHRVAMRAVELARAEGFAPAKVYWTAMPISVLEAGLTHFADSADNPFADVTDLSELPFGTPDKDIAARIDATDQHAAKEAAMRAHATQIPDNSWLYSIAGNFGSEFMGVEYFFLAVGEKGPGSGPYGWEDDLFAGLDAAAPRDAATAAGHR, from the coding sequence GTGGCCGGCGTGACGACGCTGCCCGACCGCCGGCTCCTGCTGGTCCATGCCCACCCCGACGACGAGTCGATCGGCACCGGGTCGACGATGGCGCACTACGCCGCGACCGGTGCCCACGTCACGCTGGTGACCTGCACCCTCGGCGAGGAGGGCGAGATCCACGTGCCGGAGCTGGCCGGGCTCGCCGCCGCCGAGGCCGACCAGCTCGGCGGGTACCGGATCGCGGAACTGGCCGCCGCCTGCGCGGCGCTCGGCGTCACCGACCACCGCTTCCTCGGCGGCGCGGGTCGCTACCGTGACTCCGGCATGATGGGCCTGGCCACGAACGAGCACCCCCGCGCCTTCTGGCAGGCCGACCTGGACACCGCCGCCGGGTACCTGGTGGAGATCATGCGGGAGGTACGTCCGCAGGTCCTGGTCACCTACGACGAGAACGGGTTCTACGGGCACCCGGACCACATCCAGGCGCACCGGGTGGCGATGCGTGCCGTCGAGCTGGCCCGGGCCGAGGGCTTCGCCCCCGCCAAGGTCTACTGGACGGCGATGCCGATCAGCGTGCTGGAAGCCGGCCTGACCCACTTCGCCGACTCCGCGGACAACCCGTTCGCCGACGTCACCGACCTCTCCGAGCTGCCCTTCGGCACTCCCGACAAGGACATCGCGGCGCGGATCGACGCCACCGACCAGCACGCCGCGAAGGAGGCGGCGATGCGGGCCCACGCCACGCAGATCCCGGACAACTCGTGGCTGTACTCGATCGCCGGCAACTTCGGCAGCGAGTTCATGGGCGTGGAGTACTTCTTCCTCGCGGTCGGCGAGAAGGGGCCCGGCAGCGGCCCGTACGGCTGGGAGGACGATCTCTTCGCCGGGTTGGACGCGGCAGCGCCGAGGGACGCCGCCACGGCGGCCGGTCACCGGTGA
- a CDS encoding S9 family peptidase — protein MDYPELAARTRRFSHGAPRAVTVADDGSRVVFLRSGGPQDPTDALWLLDVASGEERLVADPTALLGGEGAAGDLPATERALRERLRLSAGGIGSYATDPAARVAVFTLAGRLFRADLVHGDVVEVATAGPAIDPRPDPTGQRLAYVTDAGATTRRGELRVIEPDGSDTMLAGEDSRVTWGLAEHIAAEEFDRFRGYWWAPDGRSILAARVDESRLTRWHLHDPADPASPPVSVAYPVAGGPNAEVSLHLLDLDGGWVDVHWDRETYPYLVAVDWVDGGPLITVLRRSQQHGLVLAVDPRTGETQVHAELADPRWVDPIPGTPAHLPDGRVLVGGELAHDGYDARCLFADGTLLTPPSLYVRRVVGRLTAGNGPADLLVEASDGEPSQRHLFRVRTVIGGGVDARRLTLDEGWHTAVVGGDVLVVGYASLDHPGVRWTVRRGDEEVATLRSHAATPPWAPRPALERVTDRQLPAAVVYPGNHVAGRRLPVLLDVYGGPGHQEVVAARGAWLERQWWADAGFAVVTVDNRGTPGVSPSFEKVIHRRVADVVLADQLDALTALAEKHPDLDLGRVAVRGWSFGGWLAALAVLRHPERFRCGIAGAPVSDWALYDTAYSERYLGLPDEGSDVYGHHNLVELAAEPPARTDDVRPLLLVHGLADDNVVAAHTLRLSAALLATGRPHAVLPLTGATHMAAGGTAERLLRLELDFLRTHL, from the coding sequence GTGGACTATCCGGAGCTGGCCGCGCGCACCCGACGGTTCAGCCACGGGGCGCCGCGCGCCGTCACCGTGGCCGACGACGGATCGCGGGTGGTCTTCCTGCGCTCGGGCGGTCCGCAGGATCCGACCGACGCGCTCTGGCTGCTCGACGTCGCCTCCGGCGAGGAGCGCCTGGTGGCCGACCCCACCGCGTTGCTCGGCGGCGAGGGAGCAGCCGGCGACCTGCCGGCCACCGAGCGGGCGTTGCGCGAACGGCTGCGGCTCAGCGCCGGCGGCATCGGCTCGTACGCGACCGACCCGGCCGCCCGGGTGGCCGTCTTCACCCTCGCCGGTCGGTTGTTCCGGGCCGACCTGGTGCACGGCGACGTGGTCGAGGTGGCCACCGCCGGTCCGGCGATCGACCCGCGCCCGGATCCGACCGGCCAGCGACTGGCGTACGTCACCGACGCCGGGGCCACGACCCGCCGCGGCGAGCTGCGGGTGATCGAGCCGGACGGGTCGGACACCATGCTCGCCGGTGAGGACTCCCGCGTGACCTGGGGGCTGGCCGAGCACATCGCCGCCGAGGAGTTCGACCGGTTCCGGGGCTACTGGTGGGCACCGGACGGCCGGTCGATCCTGGCCGCCCGGGTCGACGAGTCCCGGTTGACCCGCTGGCACCTGCACGACCCCGCCGACCCGGCGAGCCCCCCGGTGAGCGTCGCGTACCCGGTGGCCGGTGGCCCGAACGCGGAGGTGAGCCTGCACCTGCTCGACCTCGACGGCGGCTGGGTCGACGTGCACTGGGACCGCGAGACCTACCCATACCTGGTCGCGGTGGACTGGGTCGACGGCGGGCCGTTGATCACGGTGCTGCGCCGGTCACAGCAGCACGGCCTGGTGCTGGCGGTCGATCCGCGCACCGGCGAGACGCAGGTGCACGCCGAGCTGGCCGACCCGCGCTGGGTGGACCCGATCCCGGGCACCCCCGCGCACCTGCCGGACGGCCGGGTGCTGGTCGGCGGTGAACTGGCCCACGACGGGTACGACGCCCGGTGCCTCTTCGCCGACGGCACCCTGCTCACCCCGCCCTCGCTCTACGTACGCCGGGTGGTCGGCCGGCTCACGGCCGGCAACGGCCCGGCCGACCTGCTGGTGGAGGCGAGCGACGGCGAGCCGAGCCAGCGGCACCTGTTCCGGGTCCGGACGGTGATCGGGGGCGGGGTGGACGCCCGCCGGCTGACCCTGGACGAGGGCTGGCACACCGCCGTCGTCGGCGGGGACGTGCTGGTGGTCGGGTACGCCTCGCTGGACCATCCGGGGGTCCGCTGGACGGTGCGCCGGGGCGACGAGGAGGTCGCCACGCTGCGCTCGCACGCCGCCACCCCGCCCTGGGCACCCCGACCGGCCCTGGAACGGGTGACCGACCGGCAGTTGCCCGCCGCGGTCGTCTACCCGGGCAACCACGTCGCCGGACGCCGGCTGCCGGTGTTGCTGGACGTCTACGGCGGCCCGGGGCACCAGGAGGTGGTGGCCGCCCGGGGGGCCTGGCTGGAACGGCAGTGGTGGGCGGACGCGGGCTTCGCGGTGGTGACCGTCGACAACCGGGGTACGCCGGGCGTCTCGCCGTCGTTCGAGAAGGTGATCCACCGGCGGGTGGCGGATGTGGTCCTCGCCGACCAGCTCGACGCGCTGACCGCGCTGGCCGAGAAGCACCCCGACCTCGACCTGGGGCGGGTGGCGGTGCGCGGCTGGTCGTTCGGGGGGTGGCTCGCGGCGTTGGCGGTGCTCCGGCACCCGGAGCGGTTCCGCTGCGGGATCGCCGGGGCGCCGGTGTCGGACTGGGCGCTCTACGACACCGCGTACAGCGAGCGGTACCTGGGCCTGCCGGACGAGGGCTCGGACGTCTACGGCCACCACAACCTGGTCGAGCTGGCCGCCGAGCCGCCGGCCCGCACGGACGACGTCCGGCCGCTGCTGCTGGTGCACGGCCTGGCCGACGACAACGTGGTGGCCGCGCACACGTTGCGCCTGTCGGCGGCGCTGCTGGCCACCGGCCGTCCGCACGCGGTGCTGCCGCTGACCGGGGCGACCCACATGGCCGCCGGTGGCACCGCCGAACGGCTGCTCCGGTTGGAGCTGGACTTCCTCCGTACCCACCTGTGA
- a CDS encoding ABC transporter substrate-binding protein, with amino-acid sequence MRLKRAAAAGGALALLAAMAACSENKGTEGTVDSDRVQSGSIATDPKDSMGPAPEVPGAAKGGTFRVIRENKISHMDPQRIYSFAGLMNAPLYSRFLTTFSDDGSGKVTLVGDLAETPGKDVNSDCKVWEFKIKDGVKFEDGSPITSKEIAYGIARSFAPDLTGGPTYLQEWLADTPQYDTKWNFKANKTSLPPGLTTPDAKTLRFEFAKAHCDLPFAASLPYTAPLKPEKDTGVNLDNHPFSSGPYKITKNTAGVELVMERNEHWDAKTDPVRHAYPDRIVWNFGPDPEAGANRVIADNGDDQAALAFNGVPAALVARVAGDAALKPRTIQGPTPSLWRLTINTSRVTDLAVRQALNYAIDRDGFIKAYGGESSARAVTTLLPPSTIGYQKHDVYPAGPNGDMAKAKELLAGKTPELVLGIGDDYTELATQLKGNLEKAGFKITVKVIPADAKLDEVGKKDNPWDIWIDQWAADWPSGAAILPVLFDGRTIKATNNSNTSYVNNDAMNAEFDRVLALPVAEQGAEWAKLDERIMKELAPAVPLFVENGFYVHGSKVGGVFIDSIFGYPSFVNVHVKQ; translated from the coding sequence ATGCGCCTGAAGAGGGCAGCCGCCGCAGGCGGAGCGCTCGCACTGCTCGCGGCCATGGCGGCGTGCAGCGAGAACAAGGGCACCGAGGGCACCGTCGACTCCGACCGGGTGCAGAGCGGGTCGATCGCCACCGACCCGAAGGACTCGATGGGACCGGCCCCCGAGGTGCCGGGCGCGGCGAAGGGCGGGACCTTCCGGGTGATCCGGGAGAACAAGATCTCGCACATGGACCCGCAGCGGATCTACTCGTTCGCCGGGCTGATGAACGCCCCGCTCTACAGCCGTTTCCTGACCACGTTCTCCGACGACGGCTCGGGCAAGGTCACCCTGGTCGGCGACCTGGCCGAGACGCCGGGCAAGGACGTCAACTCCGACTGCAAGGTCTGGGAGTTCAAGATCAAGGACGGGGTGAAGTTCGAGGACGGCAGCCCGATCACCTCGAAGGAGATCGCCTACGGCATCGCCCGCTCCTTCGCCCCCGACCTGACCGGCGGCCCGACCTACCTCCAGGAATGGCTCGCCGACACCCCCCAGTACGACACCAAGTGGAACTTCAAGGCCAACAAGACCTCGCTGCCGCCTGGCCTGACCACCCCGGACGCGAAGACTCTGCGCTTCGAGTTCGCGAAGGCGCACTGCGACCTGCCGTTCGCCGCGTCGCTGCCGTACACCGCGCCGCTCAAGCCGGAGAAGGACACCGGGGTCAACCTGGACAACCATCCCTTCTCCTCCGGGCCGTACAAGATCACCAAGAACACCGCCGGCGTCGAGCTGGTGATGGAGCGCAACGAGCACTGGGACGCGAAGACCGACCCGGTGCGGCACGCGTACCCGGACCGGATCGTCTGGAACTTCGGGCCGGACCCGGAGGCGGGAGCCAACCGGGTGATCGCCGACAACGGTGACGACCAGGCCGCGCTGGCTTTCAACGGCGTCCCGGCCGCGCTGGTCGCCCGGGTCGCCGGAGACGCCGCCCTGAAGCCGCGCACCATCCAGGGGCCGACGCCGAGCCTCTGGCGGCTGACCATCAACACCAGCCGGGTCACCGACCTGGCGGTCCGGCAGGCGCTCAACTACGCCATCGACCGCGACGGCTTCATCAAGGCGTACGGCGGTGAGTCCTCCGCCCGCGCGGTGACCACCCTGCTGCCGCCCTCGACCATCGGCTACCAGAAGCACGACGTCTACCCGGCGGGGCCGAACGGCGACATGGCCAAGGCCAAGGAACTGCTCGCCGGCAAGACCCCGGAGCTGGTGCTCGGGATCGGTGACGACTACACCGAACTGGCCACCCAGCTCAAGGGCAACCTGGAGAAGGCCGGCTTCAAGATCACGGTGAAGGTCATCCCGGCCGACGCCAAGCTCGACGAGGTCGGCAAGAAGGACAACCCCTGGGACATCTGGATCGACCAGTGGGCGGCGGACTGGCCGAGCGGCGCGGCGATCCTGCCGGTGCTCTTCGACGGCCGCACCATCAAGGCCACCAACAACAGCAACACGTCGTACGTCAACAACGACGCGATGAACGCCGAGTTCGACCGGGTGCTCGCGCTGCCGGTGGCCGAGCAGGGCGCCGAGTGGGCCAAGCTGGACGAGCGGATCATGAAGGAGCTGGCCCCGGCCGTGCCGCTGTTCGTGGAGAACGGCTTCTACGTGCACGGCTCCAAGGTCGGTGGCGTCTTCATCGACAGCATCTTCGGCTACCCGTCCTTCGTCAACGTGCACGTCAAGCAGTGA
- a CDS encoding ABC transporter permease yields MTRFLVRRLLSAVLTLFAVSVLSFLMFFALPRDPVSGMCPKNCNAERLERVRDELGLNDPLVQQYANYMKGIVAGRDLGSAQGGRCDAPCLGWSYVNNEAVTDTLVRVLPVTLSIVLPAAILWLVVGVGLGMVSALRRGTWLDKAAIGFSLAGASMQLYFVGAVLLLIFTYQLRLTPVPGYTSMFDDPVEWASGLVLAWVSLAFLFSAIYARLSRAQMLETLSEDFVRTARAKGLPKRTVYGRHALRAAITPVVTIAGLDVGGALGGTVITETTFGIQGLGRTAVDAVRSGDLPTIMATVLISAVFIVLANVVVDLLYAAIDPRVRLR; encoded by the coding sequence ATGACGCGATTCCTGGTCCGCCGGCTGCTCAGCGCCGTCCTCACCCTCTTCGCGGTGAGCGTGCTCAGCTTCCTGATGTTCTTCGCCCTGCCCAGGGACCCGGTCAGCGGCATGTGCCCGAAGAACTGCAACGCCGAGCGGCTCGAACGGGTCCGCGACGAGCTGGGCCTGAACGACCCGCTGGTGCAGCAGTACGCGAACTACATGAAGGGCATCGTCGCCGGGCGGGACCTGGGCAGCGCCCAGGGCGGCCGGTGTGACGCCCCCTGCCTCGGCTGGTCGTACGTGAACAACGAGGCGGTCACCGACACCCTGGTCCGGGTGCTGCCGGTGACGTTGAGCATCGTGCTGCCGGCGGCGATCCTCTGGCTGGTGGTCGGGGTCGGCCTGGGCATGGTCTCCGCACTGCGCCGGGGCACCTGGCTGGACAAGGCGGCGATCGGCTTCTCGCTGGCCGGTGCGTCGATGCAGCTCTACTTCGTCGGCGCGGTCCTGCTGCTGATCTTCACCTATCAGCTGCGGCTGACCCCGGTGCCGGGGTACACGTCGATGTTCGACGATCCGGTGGAGTGGGCCAGCGGGCTGGTGCTCGCCTGGGTGTCGCTGGCCTTCCTCTTCTCCGCGATCTACGCCCGGCTCTCCCGGGCGCAGATGCTGGAGACGCTCTCCGAGGACTTCGTTCGTACCGCCCGCGCCAAGGGCCTGCCGAAACGCACCGTGTACGGGCGGCACGCGCTGCGCGCCGCGATCACGCCGGTGGTCACCATCGCCGGGCTGGACGTGGGCGGCGCGCTCGGCGGCACGGTGATCACCGAGACGACCTTCGGCATCCAAGGGCTCGGCCGGACCGCCGTCGACGCGGTCCGCTCCGGCGACCTGCCCACGATCATGGCCACGGTGCTGATCTCGGCGGTCTTCATCGTGCTGGCGAACGTCGTCGTCGACCTGCTCTACGCGGCCATCGACCCCCGGGTGCGGTTGCGATAA